AATGGAAAAAACTGAGGGAACTCATTGATAATTTTCACAGCTTCATTGTaaagttcaagatctgaaaagaaacatttaagcAAACACTTAATATATAGCATCAACTGTTATCTGAAGGATATCTACCTATTTCTCTCCTGTTTAGAAGTCAGTTTCTTTTCATGTTTATGTAACTGTGGTtcggaaaaggagagaggaacatAGTTATTTTCTGCTGAGTCATAATTTCAGTATGTGTTACTATGCTCTGTTGTAGCTTCCAATTCAGATCTTAAAATACTAATTTTATAATATCTTAAGCCCTTTTATTCCATAACTAGCAGTATTTAGTAAATATCCTTcacatgaaagaaatgaataGTTTACATGAAGGTCTCTtcttgttttacagaaattgaaagTATGTCAGGACTGAGATTTAACACCAACACATATTAAATAAAAGCTTTTCTCCTATTAACCTAAGACTAGTAGCAAAATGCTTTACTTACCAAAGCGATTACAATCTTCCTTGAACTGGACATAAGATGCACACATTATGGTTGCCTTGGCTGTGACTTTTCCAACTACTTCCACAATTCCAGAGATTTCTTCATCAAGCTAAACATTGAACACAATGTTAATTAGATGTATTTACCTTTTCAATTGATAATGATCTTAGGAAGCTATTatagtttccttgtttttcaaACTGTTTTACAACTTAACTAATTTTTCACTGAGAAAAGAAACTTTGTTGACACAGACTACAGATAGGGCAGCCCAGTCCTGTTATTTTTAGTGGTGGCTCAAGGTCCAAAGATACAGTTAGACATTTAAGTTGAAGGCCAAGTCATTTAAAGACACTGAGGATGTTCAGAATTCCTGTAAATAGGAATTTACTTGAAAAGTTACTGAGAAGAACTGCATATTAATCTTAGAATACATGTTCTATGTAGAGTAACCAAACAGTATATGATTTGTCTTCATAAAAGACCACAAAGATGTTTTTAAGtacattaaaaatgattttaaaaaaatataacttggaaattaaaaatagaaaataaagctgACTGGCAATACCACTAGGAGGTCCACCTCTTCAAGGTCAGCATGTAAGaagatttcaaatgtattttGGGGGcattttttaagtaataaaaattgttATCCAACCAGGCTTAAGGGACGCTTTCAGAGACTTGGAGTTCTAAGAATCACTAAAggttagaaatagaaataaaatatgaagGCATGCATTTGATTTTAAAGCTAAGCAAGTTTTACAAGTGCACCCTCCACACTCCCACCCCcaaaatcagaaataataataaaccaaacaaTATACCGGCTCCATCAACTCAATGGTTCCAGTTTTTCCTTCTCCATCTGAAAGAATAAACATTTTCCCAGTGGGATgaatctaaaaaagaaagaaaaaaaaaacaataaaaattcacATAGATTTAGAAAATAGAATCTACggcaacaaaatatttaaaaatttcattgaAGTTTTACTTGGTTGAACACAGTTTATTTGGTCAAGTTGTAATCTTGTTACCATGTGGATCATTGGAAACCTAGTTAATTTTGGATTTCTAGTAAACATTGATTCCTTGCTTAGTGTTCTTCTTCTTTGCAAAATCTGCCAACTGTGTTCTAAAACTAATCTAAGGAAGTTTTTCCTGCCTAACAGTGGGATTAGGCCAACATTCATGATTTTAGTACATCTCGAAAAAGGTATgcttttcaaatgaaaaacaacgATCCGAAAGAACTGGTTGCCAGATCTGAGAACTACTTCCCTGGGGATCTGAATTGAGCTCCACTACCTGATGTGACTGAGCCATTTGTTAATTACCAGCACTATGGCTCAGTCGTCTACCTGGGAAGTTAGAGTAACTTTTCACCTAGGGAATGTGGGAACGAAATGACCTAGTAAATACGTCCTTGCAAGTGATTTCCTTTCCTTCGGCTTTCTCGGTCACAGCCTCTGACACTGTGGGCCTATTTCACACCCATAGGAAGAGGGCCGTAAGTCTAAGGCTGGGTTGGATACAGGGCATCTATAACGTATGGGAGGGGCAATCAAGTAATGGTAATGTTTCCTAGAGAAGCGACTGCAACGGGGAAAACAGCTGGTtgcaaaagacagagaaacaagaGGATTCATCATCCAAGTCTGGCTAAACCAAAAAGTGGGGCAGTGGAAGGAGGAGCCAAGTTGGTAAATACAGAAAGGGGGCGGGGAGCGCTGAAACGGAAAGACCAGTGGAAAACACTGTTTCTGCGACAGAAAAGAAGCTGCACCCAGACGGAGCTGCACTGGCTTAGCAGCGGAAAAGCTCTTCCTTGTGAAAAGCCAGTCCAGCTGCAGGGCAATCGCTTTTCCCCTACTCCCCGGTTGCCACGGGGCCCCGTCCTCTCGCCCGAGCCTGCGAGCGCACGCACCTTCTCCAGCCTCCCCACGAAGCACACGGGCCGGTCGATGAACTGCGCTAGCATGCCGGCGTTGATGCGCGCTTTGGGGAGCTCCATCACGTCCACCATGACCGGGCCGCGAACGCTCTGCAGCCCGCGGGAAAACGCAACACGAGTGACTCCGAGCAGGCCGGCGCGCCAACGAGGGCAGATTTCCCGAGCACCAATCGGAGGAGGCCCGCGCTCCAGCTCCACCAATCAAATCCACAGAAGCGTCGCGCagggggccgggggcggggcgcgACGCTGCCGGAAGTGCGGGTGCCCCGCCTGGTGACGCGAGGCGTTCCGGAAGTCGCCGCGGGCGAGCGGAGCGGGCCGTGCGGGCGGGACTTGGAGGGGTGGGGGCTGAGGCTACGGACCCGGGAGCTAAGGCGGCTGAAACGTCAGCTCGACCCCGGAAGTAGGCGAAGCAGTGCGGCGGGCGAGCGGCGGCGGGGGCCCAGGTAGCTCTTTCCGACGGGAGGTGTCTCGGTCTCGGAGCCTCTCTCCTGCGGGGGGCTGGACCGTCTGGATAGGGGGTGGAGTCGAGTGCCAGGTCCGGGAATGCCGTGGAGCGGGAGGTGTGTGCGTCGGGAGGGAGTGCTGACAGCGGCCCGCTTCTGCGAGGTTGGCGCGGGGTGCGTGTCTAACCTGGGGTCTGGGTTTGTATTTCTGATCTCGGTCTACCTGAGGGAGTCATCATCAGTCTTCGTCCCCACCCTCCGGAGGTGGTTGCTAGGAGACTGAGGTCCATTTTATATAGCATGCTGTGTAACGTACCTGCTCACTCTCCCAACCGATACCAAGAGGTGCTGACCCTTTATTTACCTGGGACCTTTGCTAACCTTGGCGGTATGGAGGTGTCTGTTTCCTCGCCTGCTGCGTGTGAGCGAATATGCACTGGGGCTCGGGTAGAGGAGGACCAGTGGGCAGGACTAGAGGAGTCAGGCTTTACCAGCTGTCGACCCAACCTTGGTGCTCCTTCACAGGTGCCACATTCTCTCTTATCTGCCAAACTAGGGGCTGACTAGTTTGGCAAGGCCCTGGCTAACGCTAATTTGGGGTTGTAATATTATAGGTAGTTCCCCGAAGTACTTTGAGCTGGCTGTCTGAAAGACAATTTATTCCAAGATTCTCGGATGTGTCCCCTGGTTCATAGTATGGCTGGAAGCTGGTGGCTCTTGATTTTAGTGATTTCACCAGCGGGGGATTGGTACTAGGAAATTTCGAAacgaatgcacataaaaatagaGGTTGTAGAAATTAGAACGTAATGTTAATTGGGTCTCATAATTATGTGGAAGCAATGTCTGAATTTTCCTAAAGCCACAGACTTCTGAAAATGTAGGGTCCTAATGAGTTCCAATGCAGTCCTGGTGTTGTTGCCTTAAGTAACCTGCAAAGATCTGATTTGAGATTTTTATATGACAGTTTAAGATCGAAATCCGATGTACCTATTTAAATGATTCTTAGCACTCCTCGGTGTTTATGTAGTGCTTAATATGTTTGTCTTAATTCTGTTGTTTCTAAAACACGTTTAAGGAACCTCATTAGTTGTGGGCTGCGCTTCGTTTGGGTGCTGGCAAGTCAGTATCTCAGCTTTCACGCCACTACTTTTTCTGTCCAGCCGCCTAGCACCCTTTAGCTCTGGGAATACTAGCCAGCAAAAAGTTAGTTAgcaggtcagttccagcttgcTTTCGCTGTGTGCTATCAGCAAATGGTACCCTGTCTTCAGCAGTAGGTTCTGACCATCTAGTTATGATGGACAGCTAGGTAGTAAACTCTGTTGTTCAGGTGCCTCTGGGGCATCCTTCTCAGCAACTCCTAGGGAAGTTTCTCACATCCAGCCCTGAGATTTTTATTTGATAACTCAAGACTTTGGGGGAAGCATTTTTCACCCATGCAGGGTACCTCCATTTAAACTCCCTTTTAAAACAGTTATACTTTCCAATTAGCTTCCAGAGTAGTGGGGTTTCCTTGAGGCCTTTTCACAGTCCTCTGCTTTACCCCACTGCTTTACTCCCAACCTCCTGCCCGCCCATCTCTGCTTAAGCCTTTTACCCCTAGTATTCTCACCCAACAAAGTGATTTTTATGGCACACATACTCTACTATCTCCTCCACTCCTCAAGATTTGTCTATTCCCATTTTTGGCCTTTTGTAGCTTCCTAACCTTTATAGACCCtacaaattaaacacacaaaTCTAAAAATTTGAAGCTAGGATCCATACATGAGAGAAATCACatggtgtttgtctttctttgcTTGGGGTACCTCTTTCAGTAAAATATTTTCCAGTTACTTCTGTTTTcttgtaaatttcatttttttttctgtacagctGAACAGAACtctattgtgtatatgtacacattttcattatttgttcATCAGTTGCTGGACATTCAGGAtgattccatttcctagctattgtcactagaacagcaatgaacatggatgtcTGAGTATCTTTAATAGGATGAATGCTTTGAATATTAGCCCAGGAGTGGTATCGCTAAATCATATGGTAGTTTTCTCTTTAGCTTTCTAAGACACCTATACACTGACTTCCTGTCTTAGTTACTATTCTgctataaaacatcatgaccaaaacaTCATAAAACATCATGTCCAAAAGAAACTTGGTacagaaaagatttatttggcttatatatcTTGAATCATATTTATTGAGGGAAGAAGCCAAGATGAACTCAGACTAGGcttctggaagcaggagctgatgcagaagccctGGAGcaatgttgcttactggcttgctcttcatgccTTGCTCAAACTGCATTCTTACAGAACCCAAGATCACCAGCCCAGGGTGGTCCCATACACAATGggttgggccctcccacatcaattatt
This Meriones unguiculatus strain TT.TT164.6M chromosome 21, Bangor_MerUng_6.1, whole genome shotgun sequence DNA region includes the following protein-coding sequences:
- the Rpa3 gene encoding replication protein A 14 kDa subunit, with translation MVDVMELPKARINAGMLAQFIDRPVCFVGRLEKIHPTGKMFILSDGEGKTGTIELMEPLDEEISGIVEVVGKVTAKATIMCASYVQFKEDCNRFDLELYNEAVKIINEFPQFFPLGLVQHE